Within the Microbacterium sp. 1S1 genome, the region GCGTCGTCTGCTGCAGCGCCTCGAGGACCGACGGCAGCGGATCGAACGGGTTCTCGTTGCTGGAGAGCTTGAAGGCCTCGGGACCCGCCTGCTTGCCCTGGCGGTACGGCGCGAGGGAGGCGATGGCGGGACGGATGCGGGGCAGGGTCGGCTCGGTCACGCGTCGAGTCTAGGACGTGACTCGTGCGCTCTCCGGTGCTGGAGCATCCACCGCTGCTGACACCGGAGGCCCCGCATGGGAGACTGAACGCATCATGCGCTTCATCATCCGGGTCGTCGTCAATGCGTTCGCCATCTGGGTCGTCACGCTCATCCCCGTGCTCCAGGTCACGGTGCGCGCCTTCCCTCCGGGCGAGACGCTGCAAGTGGTGCTGACGCTCCTCGCCGTCGGAGCCATCTTCGCGCTGGTGAACACCATCATCGGGACCGTCGTGAAGATCGTGGCCTTCCCGCTGTACATCATCACGTTCGGCCTCATCGGCTTCGTCATCAACGGCTTCCTGCTCTGGCTGACCGCGTGGATCACCAGCGGCTTCGGCTGGGGTCTCTCCGTCGGCTCCTTCTGGTGGGGCGTGCTCGCGGCGTTGATCATCTCGATCATCAACGGCATCTTCGGCTTCGTCCTGCGGCCGCAGAGCAAGCGCTCCCGCCGCGACTGACACCTTCCTCACCGACTGAGGGAGCACCGCGGTCACGGGACCGGCACCACGCGCTCGGCGCGGTACTCGGTGCGCTCCACGGCGACGGCGCGGTCGAGCTCTCGCCAATAGGCGTCCAGCGCCACGGCCCGAGGATCGGAGGACGCATCCACCGTCGCCGCAGTCTCGATGTAGTTCTCCAACGCGTGGGTTCTCAGGTCGAGATCCTGAGGTCCGTCATCCGGGTCGCCCACCCGGCTCGCCGTGAAGCTGTCCGGAGACCCCGCCCCCTCCGCTGAGCCGCCCGCGGCGAGCGCGGAGACCACGTCGTCGGTGTGTCGGAGCTGCACCAGGGTCTGATCGGCGCGGAG harbors:
- a CDS encoding phage holin family protein: MRFIIRVVVNAFAIWVVTLIPVLQVTVRAFPPGETLQVVLTLLAVGAIFALVNTIIGTVVKIVAFPLYIITFGLIGFVINGFLLWLTAWITSGFGWGLSVGSFWWGVLAALIISIINGIFGFVLRPQSKRSRRD